A region of Corynebacterium glucuronolyticum DSM 44120 DNA encodes the following proteins:
- a CDS encoding cutinase family protein translates to MWQNTTTKDPSEKREQEMALYMKKLLRAIAATAVAVASTLVVPVAAQAQEPCPAVAVVAARGSGENGGGAWAPQNYGGPFWSNGREGPTLAAMFHYFESRYNWDTGGSVMNSVKVLGLDEFKYPAAAPERDITPPTDFDSAVNLFREMLLPQAALFRDSFINGTHGVLSTINDYEASSGCHPQYVLAGYSQGSVVMGGVERTLDRQGKLAGVINLGSPYNTQGTPGRIGTGLSGIGVLGGTPMRAGALSGAPRIEYCVADDPFCDLNVRKYLNGQWVDNSAHGSYFRWNSSRAADRDAAARIFASWVDARR, encoded by the coding sequence ATGTGGCAGAATACAACAACGAAAGATCCCTCCGAGAAACGTGAACAGGAGATGGCTCTCTACATGAAGAAGCTTCTTCGAGCAATCGCTGCAACCGCTGTGGCTGTAGCATCCACCTTGGTTGTGCCCGTCGCGGCACAAGCGCAAGAGCCGTGCCCGGCTGTAGCCGTCGTGGCTGCCCGTGGCAGTGGTGAAAACGGTGGTGGTGCGTGGGCACCACAGAACTACGGTGGCCCGTTCTGGTCCAATGGTCGTGAGGGTCCCACTCTGGCGGCCATGTTCCACTATTTTGAGTCCCGCTACAACTGGGATACCGGCGGATCGGTCATGAATTCGGTCAAGGTTCTCGGGCTCGACGAGTTCAAGTACCCGGCTGCTGCACCGGAGCGGGATATCACCCCACCGACGGATTTCGATTCCGCAGTGAACCTGTTCCGCGAGATGCTCCTTCCGCAGGCTGCGCTCTTCCGTGACTCGTTTATCAACGGCACCCACGGTGTCCTGTCCACCATCAACGACTATGAGGCCAGCAGTGGCTGCCACCCGCAGTACGTGTTGGCTGGTTACTCCCAGGGCTCCGTGGTCATGGGTGGTGTCGAGCGGACGCTTGACCGCCAGGGCAAGCTTGCCGGAGTGATCAACCTCGGCAGCCCGTACAACACGCAAGGCACTCCGGGGCGCATTGGAACGGGGCTCAGCGGCATCGGCGTGCTGGGCGGGACTCCCATGCGTGCTGGCGCGCTGTCGGGTGCTCCGCGCATCGAGTACTGCGTGGCTGATGACCCCTTCTGCGACCTGAACGTACGCAAGTACCTCAACGGCCAGTGGGTGGACAACTCCGCACACGGCTCCTACTTCCGCTGGAACTCCTCACGTGCTGCGGATCGCGACGCAGCTGCCCGGATCTTTGCCTCCTGGGTAGACGCGCGACGGTAG
- a CDS encoding histidine phosphatase family protein — MRLILLRHGETEWNLERRVQGHLDSPLTQKGLTGAYASAAVLANRGITEIYASDLGRAWSTAQIVGKHVGLPVHADVRLRETNLGAWQGKTYGDLPEGERLAESTDPSWAPDGGESRLQVAERMSDFAQEMSGKKGTILAVTHGNSSRILVTSCLGIDESLLNVMTNTAWATLDSTGWWSLVEWNMHP, encoded by the coding sequence GTGAGACTCATTCTTCTCCGGCACGGAGAAACAGAGTGGAATCTCGAAAGGCGCGTCCAGGGTCACCTCGATTCGCCGTTGACGCAGAAAGGGCTCACCGGGGCATATGCGTCGGCAGCGGTGCTAGCCAATCGAGGTATCACAGAAATTTACGCTTCTGACCTGGGGCGCGCGTGGAGTACGGCGCAGATCGTCGGCAAGCATGTGGGGCTACCTGTACATGCGGACGTTCGGTTGCGTGAGACCAACCTCGGCGCATGGCAGGGTAAAACCTACGGTGACCTGCCGGAGGGGGAGCGTCTCGCAGAGTCAACTGATCCGAGTTGGGCCCCCGACGGTGGCGAATCGCGACTGCAGGTGGCGGAGCGGATGTCCGACTTTGCGCAGGAGATGTCCGGCAAAAAAGGCACAATTCTGGCGGTCACTCACGGTAATTCGAGCCGGATCCTTGTCACCAGCTGCCTGGGGATCGACGAATCCCTCCTTAACGTCATGACCAATACCGCGTGGGCGACACTGGATTCCACCGGCTGGTGGTCACTTGTTGAATGGAATATGCACCCATGA
- a CDS encoding DegV family protein gives MTVRVVTDSSSNLPAWVAEELHIEVVELHAMGDTTAGLSALELAATYARQLERGGDDGLVALHIGKELSSTWSNAVAAAAVFDNVRVIDTDTVGMDLGAAAMAAAKSAQMGADVEECYAVAVDILRRSDTWFYVHKLDALRKSGRLTTGAYVAATLAARPILHVGENGLDVAAKGRTPSKALAKMVELVEGHARGERVFVAIQQYEARETARRLEQHLRSVLAEGSNVLVVDISPAIAIHVGPGAVGATLVNTCDLPELPK, from the coding sequence ATGACTGTTCGTGTTGTCACAGATTCTTCCTCAAACCTGCCAGCGTGGGTAGCTGAAGAGCTACACATCGAGGTGGTAGAGCTACATGCGATGGGGGATACGACAGCGGGACTCAGCGCGCTGGAGCTGGCCGCTACGTACGCCCGCCAGCTCGAGCGCGGCGGCGACGATGGGCTCGTGGCGCTACACATTGGTAAAGAGTTGTCGAGTACATGGTCTAATGCAGTGGCGGCGGCAGCCGTTTTTGATAATGTCCGTGTGATCGATACTGACACGGTGGGGATGGACCTTGGCGCGGCGGCGATGGCCGCGGCTAAGAGTGCCCAGATGGGGGCCGATGTGGAGGAATGCTACGCCGTTGCAGTGGATATTTTGCGGCGCAGTGATACGTGGTTCTACGTACATAAGCTCGATGCGCTGCGGAAGTCGGGGCGCTTGACCACGGGGGCATATGTTGCGGCGACGTTGGCAGCGAGACCGATCCTGCACGTGGGCGAAAACGGTCTCGACGTTGCTGCGAAGGGACGTACCCCATCGAAGGCGCTGGCCAAAATGGTGGAGCTGGTGGAGGGACACGCGCGTGGGGAGCGCGTGTTTGTGGCCATTCAACAGTATGAGGCACGCGAAACGGCCCGTCGACTCGAGCAGCACCTGCGCTCAGTGTTAGCGGAAGGGTCGAATGTCCTCGTTGTGGATATCTCCCCGGCAATCGCTATCCACGTTGGTCCCGGCGCCGTCGGAGCGACCCTTGTGAATACATGTGACCTGCCAGAACTACCAAAATAG
- the obgE gene encoding GTPase ObgE, producing the protein MANRFIDRVVLHLSAGDGGNGCSSVHREKFKPLGGPDGGNGGHGGDIILRASTQVHTLLDLHFRPHLTASRGANGAGDHRNGARGEDLILEVPAGTVVSTTDGEVLADLTDPGMSIIAANGGHGGLGNAALASRARKAPGFALNGEPGESLDVVVELKSLADVGLLGFPSAGKSSLVSVLSAAKPKIADYPFTTLQPNLGVVNVGHDAFTIADVPGLIPGASEGKGLGHDFLRHIERCAVLVHVVDTATLEPGRDPVSDIEALEKELAAYKELLPEDSDLLERPRFIVLNKTDVPEALELAEFVSEDLKEKFGWPIFIISTVARKGLDPLRYALMEAVAERRKAEPRRKRVDTVLVKPKRQQLDVRRSDDGEGWIVTGDKVERWVLQTDFENDEAVGYLGDRFAKAGVEDMLFKAGARAGDAVTIGEITFEWDPLTAAGVDPLLTGRGTDIRLEQTGRASAAERKRASQVRRGLIEAEDYGQEADTERWEG; encoded by the coding sequence GTGGCTAATCGATTTATAGATCGTGTCGTTTTGCACCTGTCTGCCGGGGACGGCGGCAACGGGTGTTCGTCCGTGCACCGCGAGAAGTTCAAGCCGCTGGGCGGTCCCGATGGAGGCAACGGCGGCCACGGCGGGGACATCATCCTGCGTGCCTCCACCCAGGTACACACTCTCCTTGACCTGCACTTCCGTCCGCACCTCACGGCCTCCCGTGGTGCCAATGGTGCCGGTGATCACCGCAATGGTGCCCGTGGTGAGGATCTGATCCTCGAGGTTCCCGCAGGTACCGTCGTTTCTACCACCGACGGCGAGGTCCTGGCTGATCTCACCGATCCCGGCATGTCCATCATTGCCGCTAACGGTGGTCACGGTGGCCTCGGCAACGCCGCGCTGGCTTCCCGCGCCCGCAAAGCCCCGGGCTTTGCTCTCAACGGCGAGCCGGGGGAGTCCCTCGACGTTGTGGTTGAGCTGAAATCGCTTGCCGACGTAGGTCTCCTCGGCTTCCCGTCCGCCGGCAAGTCCTCGCTGGTCTCTGTCCTGTCGGCGGCCAAGCCGAAGATTGCCGATTACCCCTTCACCACGCTGCAGCCCAACCTGGGTGTCGTCAACGTGGGCCACGACGCGTTCACTATCGCCGATGTACCCGGCCTCATCCCCGGTGCCTCCGAAGGCAAGGGCCTCGGCCATGACTTCCTGCGCCACATTGAGCGCTGCGCCGTCCTCGTCCACGTTGTTGATACAGCCACCCTGGAGCCCGGCCGTGATCCAGTCAGCGATATTGAGGCCTTGGAGAAGGAGCTTGCCGCCTACAAGGAGCTGCTTCCCGAGGATTCCGACCTCCTTGAGCGTCCCCGTTTCATCGTCTTGAACAAAACCGATGTGCCGGAGGCCTTAGAGCTTGCGGAATTCGTCAGCGAGGACCTGAAAGAGAAGTTCGGGTGGCCGATCTTCATCATTTCCACCGTCGCACGAAAGGGGCTAGACCCACTGCGGTACGCGCTCATGGAGGCCGTAGCCGAGCGTCGAAAAGCAGAACCAAGGCGCAAGCGAGTAGATACCGTGCTGGTCAAGCCGAAGCGTCAGCAACTTGACGTGCGGAGAAGTGACGACGGCGAGGGCTGGATCGTCACCGGCGACAAGGTCGAGCGGTGGGTGCTCCAGACCGACTTCGAAAACGATGAAGCCGTCGGCTACCTCGGGGACCGCTTTGCCAAGGCGGGGGTAGAGGACATGCTGTTCAAGGCGGGTGCCCGCGCCGGGGATGCGGTCACCATCGGAGAGATTACCTTTGAATGGGATCCGCTCACCGCCGCCGGCGTAGACCCGCTGCTCACCGGGCGCGGAACCGACATCCGTCTGGAGCAGACCGGTCGTGCCTCTGCCGCCGAGCGCAAGCGTGCCTCGCAGGTGCGCCGTGGCCTCATTGAGGCCGAGGACTACGGCCAGGAAGCCGACACCGAGCGCTGGGAGGGATAA
- a CDS encoding ComEA family DNA-binding protein, giving the protein MSTNRRKIADRIGELSQPTGTETHLNVAFPRVSIDPKQAVAAVAVIVVGLCFFFLHGGAEEADEFTPIPAVETSAPPSEVVVSVVGAVDRPGLITLPEGARVADALAQAGPQPEANLVAVNQAQKLVDGTQITVPVQGAVGAVGAAEPGGGAGGVSLNSATAAQLQELDGVGEKTAAAIIAYREQNGGFSSLEQLQDVKGIGPATFDKLKDKVTL; this is encoded by the coding sequence ATGAGCACTAATCGCAGAAAAATCGCAGATCGCATCGGTGAGCTCAGCCAGCCCACCGGTACCGAAACACATCTCAACGTCGCGTTTCCGCGCGTCAGCATCGACCCGAAACAAGCAGTGGCCGCCGTCGCAGTCATCGTCGTCGGGCTCTGTTTCTTTTTCCTCCATGGCGGGGCAGAGGAGGCCGACGAGTTCACGCCGATCCCGGCGGTGGAAACATCGGCACCGCCATCGGAGGTTGTGGTCAGCGTCGTCGGCGCCGTCGACCGTCCCGGCCTCATCACGCTCCCCGAGGGGGCTCGCGTCGCGGACGCGCTCGCGCAGGCGGGACCACAGCCCGAGGCGAACCTGGTGGCCGTTAACCAGGCGCAGAAGCTTGTCGACGGCACGCAGATCACTGTCCCCGTACAGGGTGCGGTCGGCGCGGTCGGTGCGGCGGAACCCGGTGGAGGTGCAGGTGGTGTCTCCCTGAACTCCGCCACTGCGGCGCAGCTGCAGGAGCTCGATGGAGTGGGGGAGAAGACGGCTGCGGCGATCATCGCCTACCGGGAGCAAAACGGTGGATTTTCCTCGCTGGAGCAGCTGCAGGACGTAAAGGGTATTGGGCCGGCGACCTTTGACAAGCTGAAGGATAAGGTCACGCTGTGA
- a CDS encoding ComEC/Rec2 family competence protein, whose translation MTELRLVPAALTVWAVVLATILSRGSALGIVVIGVAVLVCVLLRQWGQALFVAGVSCAGLVTCWLRIVRSRCLADLAGRVTLRVHGVRQTSSGGYLLDTGGLPVLVKEKVEVGSVITANIHTMPSDRPSVEGVLGIGRNIEVLRGGGWAQGMRADFAAAVARIAGSDTRGLIPGMVLGDTSLQTPDEQSVYISTGLSHLSAVSGSNIAIVTTVAVLTLGWAGPYIRTAGAAAVLLVYVFLVGPEPSVLRAAVTGVVGLTAVVASRRSEPVHALCLAVIGLVVWDSNLAVNYGFALSVAATAGIVVVSPLVAQALGFLPDLLARALAVAIAADVVTMPIIALMSGRVSLVSVVANLLAGIAVAPVTVLGLCGAVAMLLPGGGEGVFIRLAEPGAWWIHAVATWANNLPHATVGISAAWAVVVAGWIVYLILDGHPRLVATVVALVVIGGGHLPWRAGPPQATFDAVVGVNDYDGKDYIDAQVIVDSSPGRPHERATVTRWGQPVIYPERDGRVTIYADGTQHAESGAF comes from the coding sequence GTGACGGAACTGCGGCTCGTTCCGGCTGCGCTCACTGTGTGGGCTGTCGTCCTCGCGACCATTCTCAGCCGGGGTTCCGCCCTGGGTATAGTGGTCATCGGCGTGGCAGTGCTGGTGTGCGTCTTGCTACGGCAGTGGGGGCAGGCGCTGTTCGTCGCCGGGGTCAGCTGCGCGGGGCTTGTCACCTGTTGGCTCAGGATCGTGCGCAGCCGTTGCCTTGCAGATCTTGCTGGCCGGGTCACCCTTCGCGTGCACGGGGTGCGCCAGACCAGCTCCGGCGGGTACCTCCTGGATACGGGAGGACTCCCCGTTCTCGTGAAAGAAAAGGTCGAGGTCGGTTCGGTGATTACGGCGAATATCCACACCATGCCCAGTGATCGGCCGAGCGTGGAGGGGGTGCTGGGGATCGGGAGGAACATTGAGGTGTTGCGCGGTGGCGGGTGGGCGCAGGGTATGCGCGCCGATTTCGCTGCGGCGGTAGCGCGCATCGCGGGGAGCGACACGCGTGGTCTAATCCCCGGCATGGTGCTCGGGGACACGAGCCTGCAAACACCAGATGAACAGTCCGTATATATTTCCACGGGGTTGAGCCATCTCAGTGCGGTGAGCGGTTCGAACATCGCAATTGTCACCACTGTCGCCGTGCTTACATTGGGGTGGGCAGGCCCCTACATACGGACGGCGGGCGCTGCAGCTGTGCTACTTGTTTACGTGTTCTTGGTAGGACCGGAGCCGTCGGTTCTTCGCGCAGCGGTCACGGGTGTGGTGGGGCTCACCGCTGTCGTTGCTTCCCGACGCTCCGAACCCGTCCACGCCCTGTGTCTCGCCGTCATCGGGCTTGTCGTGTGGGACTCCAACCTCGCGGTGAATTACGGCTTCGCCCTATCCGTCGCGGCGACAGCGGGCATCGTTGTCGTCAGTCCTCTCGTTGCGCAGGCCCTGGGATTCCTTCCGGACCTGCTTGCCCGTGCCCTGGCGGTAGCGATCGCGGCAGACGTAGTCACCATGCCGATCATCGCACTCATGTCCGGCAGGGTCTCCCTCGTCAGTGTTGTAGCGAACCTGCTTGCGGGCATAGCGGTCGCGCCGGTGACGGTGCTGGGGCTGTGTGGCGCCGTGGCGATGCTTCTCCCCGGCGGGGGCGAAGGAGTCTTTATCCGGCTAGCGGAGCCCGGTGCTTGGTGGATTCACGCGGTGGCCACATGGGCGAACAATCTCCCCCACGCGACGGTGGGGATCTCTGCCGCCTGGGCGGTCGTCGTCGCAGGGTGGATCGTGTACCTCATCCTGGATGGGCACCCGCGGCTCGTCGCCACAGTGGTGGCTCTCGTCGTGATCGGGGGCGGACATCTTCCGTGGCGCGCCGGGCCACCACAGGCGACGTTCGATGCGGTCGTGGGCGTGAACGACTACGATGGGAAGGATTACATCGACGCACAGGTCATCGTTGACTCGAGTCCCGGCCGGCCACATGAGCGAGCGACTGTCACGCGCTGGGGACAGCCGGTGATCTATCCGGAACGGGACGGCCGGGTCACCATCTACGCCGATGGAACCCAGCACGCCGAAAGCGGAGCGTTCTAG
- the proB gene encoding glutamate 5-kinase, protein MDLREQLATARKIVVKVGSSSISTPEHRVDTKAIDRIVDAITGRAQVSDIILVTSGAIAVGMAPLRLSSRPTDLATKQAAASVGQVELAYAWGQSFARHGITVGQVLLTASDAGQRDRARNIQNTIARLHQLGSIPVVNENDTVATTEVRFGDNDRLAAIVANLVSADALVLLSDVDGLYTANPSTPGARFIPEVSGPEDLAGVVAGGGGAVGTGGMATKLNAAQLATRAGIPVLLTSATRIADALDDASVGTAFAPRKGLNAWKTWALYAAEVSGNLVVDEGAMEALAQPGTSLLAVGITAIDGDFHAGDIVEVHGPAGEILGRGEVNYSSGALQRMRGKHTSDLPDKRPVVHADYFSHQE, encoded by the coding sequence ATGGACCTCCGCGAGCAGCTCGCCACCGCGCGAAAAATCGTCGTCAAAGTCGGTTCCAGCTCCATTTCCACGCCCGAACACCGCGTGGACACCAAAGCAATCGACCGGATCGTCGATGCGATCACCGGCCGCGCCCAGGTCAGCGACATTATCCTCGTCACCTCCGGTGCCATCGCCGTCGGTATGGCCCCACTGCGACTGTCGTCGCGTCCTACGGACCTCGCGACCAAGCAGGCTGCGGCCTCCGTTGGGCAGGTTGAGCTTGCCTACGCCTGGGGGCAGAGCTTCGCCCGCCACGGCATCACCGTCGGTCAGGTCCTCCTCACCGCATCTGATGCTGGTCAGCGCGATCGCGCCCGCAACATCCAGAACACCATCGCCCGTCTACACCAGCTCGGTAGCATCCCCGTGGTGAACGAAAACGACACGGTTGCCACGACGGAGGTCCGGTTTGGTGATAATGATCGCCTCGCCGCAATCGTGGCGAACCTCGTCTCCGCAGACGCACTCGTTCTCCTTTCCGATGTCGACGGCCTCTACACCGCCAACCCATCCACCCCCGGTGCGCGGTTCATTCCTGAAGTTTCGGGACCAGAAGATCTCGCCGGCGTGGTCGCCGGTGGTGGCGGTGCCGTGGGAACCGGCGGCATGGCGACAAAGCTCAACGCCGCCCAACTCGCCACCCGGGCAGGCATTCCTGTCCTCCTCACCTCCGCCACCCGCATCGCCGACGCACTCGACGATGCCTCCGTGGGCACCGCCTTTGCCCCACGCAAGGGACTGAACGCCTGGAAAACCTGGGCCCTGTACGCCGCCGAGGTTTCCGGCAACCTGGTCGTGGACGAGGGCGCGATGGAAGCGCTTGCACAGCCCGGCACGTCACTCCTTGCCGTCGGTATCACAGCCATCGACGGGGATTTCCATGCCGGCGACATTGTGGAGGTACACGGCCCCGCCGGTGAAATCCTTGGCCGTGGCGAGGTGAATTACTCCTCCGGGGCGCTCCAGCGGATGCGCGGCAAACACACCTCAGACCTGCCTGATAAACGCCCCGTTGTCCACGCCGATTACTTTTCTCACCAGGAATGA
- a CDS encoding HNH endonuclease signature motif containing protein, producing the protein MQLKATDNAYYTVEKPTNLVGRRYIFENKSDRQFWSQFTTDIVNITATAEELASQCGSTATSIAGKLCAYATLNHLPRLRAWVEEKNLFDARRLRAISDPLCEVKALIGDDLSAFDAAIVEAMQPIRKDQCLPSPGEIKKKVKRILIKLYGVKFKKRERKHKDSLTFWHSPDVDETVVVASFDETAGTEIEVRIMECARQWGLSPIEALKKIIMSKVQMKVTLNTYGADGKAEYADYVGDLTPNLSDYFTGKVTTTHDMDEAKTKVSTGYKPSTLIKDFVRGRDGTCCFPGCDVPARDCEIDHVQDYKGDGPTSPDNLHLMCHRHHTLKTLGIVQVIMDGLGINTWFFANGEKTTTIPTGPLAGLACKAGLRNSFTARREWLFGPAA; encoded by the coding sequence ATGCAGTTAAAAGCCACAGACAACGCTTATTACACCGTCGAAAAGCCGACAAACCTCGTCGGCAGACGCTACATATTCGAAAATAAGAGCGATAGACAATTTTGGTCACAATTCACCACAGACATCGTCAATATCACAGCGACGGCGGAGGAGCTCGCCAGCCAGTGCGGCTCAACCGCGACGAGTATCGCCGGCAAGCTCTGTGCCTACGCCACCCTCAATCACCTGCCACGGCTCCGCGCGTGGGTAGAGGAGAAAAACCTCTTCGATGCCCGGCGTCTGCGCGCGATCTCGGATCCGTTGTGCGAGGTGAAAGCACTCATCGGCGACGACCTCTCGGCGTTTGATGCGGCCATCGTCGAAGCCATGCAGCCGATTCGGAAAGACCAATGTCTCCCATCGCCGGGGGAGATCAAGAAGAAGGTGAAGCGAATCCTTATCAAACTGTACGGGGTGAAGTTTAAGAAGAGGGAGCGGAAACACAAGGACTCGCTCACTTTCTGGCACAGCCCTGATGTTGATGAGACTGTTGTGGTCGCGTCTTTCGACGAGACAGCCGGCACCGAAATCGAGGTGCGAATCATGGAGTGCGCACGGCAATGGGGACTCTCCCCTATAGAGGCGCTGAAGAAAATCATCATGAGCAAAGTGCAGATGAAGGTCACGCTCAACACCTATGGTGCGGATGGGAAGGCGGAGTACGCCGACTACGTCGGGGATCTCACGCCAAACCTCTCCGACTACTTCACAGGAAAAGTGACTACCACGCATGACATGGATGAGGCCAAGACAAAGGTATCCACCGGATACAAACCCTCCACCCTGATCAAGGACTTTGTGCGTGGCCGCGACGGAACCTGCTGTTTCCCCGGTTGCGACGTGCCCGCCCGGGACTGCGAGATCGACCACGTGCAGGATTACAAGGGTGACGGACCAACCAGCCCCGATAACCTGCACCTCATGTGCCACCGGCACCATACGTTGAAAACCCTCGGCATCGTCCAGGTCATTATGGATGGTCTGGGGATCAATACATGGTTCTTTGCCAACGGGGAAAAGACAACGACAATTCCCACCGGGCCCCTCGCGGGGCTGGCCTGCAAGGCGGGGCTGCGCAACAGCTTCACCGCCCGGCGAGAATGGTTGTTCGGGCCCGCTGCCTAA
- the nadD gene encoding nicotinate-nucleotide adenylyltransferase, with amino-acid sequence MANRIGIMGGTFDPIHNGHLVAGSEVAYRFGLDIVLYVPTGEPWQKADRKVSDKEDRYLMTVIATASNPRFTVSRVDIDREGATYTIDTLRELREQFPDAELFFITGADSLQNITSWKDYEEMFELAHFVGVNRPGYEVDESALPEGKVQFINIPAMAISSTDCRARARSGQPVWYLVPDGVVQYIEKRKLYRREGPREILSPST; translated from the coding sequence ATGGCGAACCGCATTGGAATCATGGGTGGAACGTTCGATCCCATCCACAACGGCCACCTCGTTGCGGGCAGCGAGGTGGCTTACCGTTTTGGTCTGGACATCGTGCTTTACGTCCCCACCGGGGAGCCATGGCAGAAGGCCGACCGGAAAGTAAGCGACAAAGAGGACCGGTATCTCATGACGGTCATCGCTACCGCGTCCAACCCACGGTTTACCGTGTCGAGGGTGGATATTGACCGGGAGGGGGCGACGTACACCATTGACACGCTGCGGGAGCTGAGGGAGCAGTTCCCGGATGCCGAGCTGTTCTTCATCACGGGGGCGGACTCGTTGCAGAACATCACAAGCTGGAAAGACTACGAGGAGATGTTCGAACTCGCGCACTTCGTGGGTGTAAATAGACCAGGCTACGAGGTCGACGAATCCGCTCTGCCGGAGGGGAAAGTGCAGTTCATCAACATCCCTGCGATGGCGATTTCGTCCACCGATTGTCGCGCACGAGCACGCAGTGGCCAGCCCGTGTGGTACCTCGTGCCCGACGGCGTGGTTCAATACATTGAAAAGCGCAAACTCTACCGGCGGGAGGGGCCACGGGAGATCCTTTCTCCCAGCACGTAG
- a CDS encoding glutamate-5-semialdehyde dehydrogenase, whose protein sequence is MTHTMNVTELATRAARASRTIRTLPRTTKDEVLRAAAGAIREHTDAILAANKVDLVVDDDRLLLTPERIEGIASGLEQVAALPDPVGEVLEGRTMYNGIRMTKRRVPIGVIGIVYEARPNVTVDAFGLTFKSGNVVLLRGSKTARNTNETLVGILRKVLEDFGLPADAVCLLPSDDHSSVTELVTARGLVDLVIPRGGAGLINAVVTQATVPTIETGTGNCHVYVDGTADPAKARDIVLNGKTRRVSVCNATETVLIDASYPQATELLQALVDAGVTIHGDDLPVECVPATDADWADEYLSMDIAAKIVSGVDEAIDHIQRYSSGHTDAIVAQDADVIDTFVEGLDSAVVMVNASTAFTDGEQFGMGAEIGISTQKLHARGPMALPELTTTTWTLRGDGQTRS, encoded by the coding sequence ATGACACACACCATGAACGTAACAGAACTCGCCACGCGCGCCGCCCGTGCTTCCCGCACCATCCGCACGCTGCCCCGGACCACAAAGGACGAGGTATTGCGGGCTGCCGCCGGAGCCATCCGTGAGCACACGGACGCGATCCTTGCCGCCAACAAGGTGGACCTCGTCGTCGACGATGACCGACTCCTGCTCACCCCCGAGCGCATCGAGGGGATCGCCTCCGGTCTGGAACAGGTGGCAGCACTTCCGGATCCGGTAGGAGAAGTCCTCGAAGGGCGCACGATGTACAACGGCATCCGCATGACTAAGCGGCGCGTCCCCATCGGTGTGATCGGCATCGTCTACGAGGCACGGCCTAATGTCACCGTTGATGCTTTTGGGCTCACCTTTAAGTCCGGCAACGTCGTCCTCCTCCGTGGCTCCAAGACCGCTCGCAACACCAACGAAACGCTTGTGGGCATCCTGAGGAAGGTGCTTGAGGATTTCGGCCTTCCTGCCGATGCCGTTTGCCTGCTCCCGAGCGATGACCATAGCTCGGTGACCGAACTCGTCACCGCTCGCGGGCTCGTCGATCTGGTCATCCCGCGTGGCGGGGCAGGCCTCATCAACGCCGTTGTCACGCAGGCAACCGTGCCCACGATCGAAACCGGCACAGGCAACTGCCATGTCTACGTTGACGGCACGGCCGATCCCGCCAAGGCTCGCGACATCGTCCTCAACGGGAAAACTCGCCGGGTGTCGGTGTGCAATGCCACAGAGACCGTGCTTATCGACGCTTCCTACCCGCAGGCTACGGAGCTCCTCCAGGCCCTCGTGGACGCAGGTGTCACCATCCATGGGGACGACCTGCCCGTTGAGTGCGTTCCTGCGACGGATGCCGATTGGGCAGACGAGTACCTCTCCATGGACATCGCCGCCAAAATTGTGTCCGGCGTAGATGAAGCCATCGATCACATCCAGCGCTACAGCTCCGGGCACACCGATGCGATTGTTGCCCAGGACGCAGATGTCATCGACACCTTCGTTGAGGGGCTCGACTCTGCGGTGGTGATGGTCAACGCCTCCACCGCTTTCACGGATGGAGAGCAATTCGGGATGGGGGCAGAGATCGGGATTTCCACCCAGAAGCTCCATGCCCGTGGCCCGATGGCCCTCCCGGAACTAACCACCACGACCTGGACACTGCGCGGCGATGGCCAGACGCGGAGTTAG
- the rsfS gene encoding ribosome silencing factor yields MNESSVRMATVAARAADEKLATNIAVLDVTQPLTITDLFVIASAETERQVQAIVDEIEFQMKEAGYKPAKREGVRESRWSLLDYTDIVVHVMRDEEREFYGLDKLYADCPIVPIEGIEPYERPVKWEDEVDVRSVDSIDEIPLAAPEPDRDEL; encoded by the coding sequence ATGAATGAAAGCTCAGTAAGAATGGCGACCGTCGCGGCTCGTGCTGCCGACGAAAAGCTCGCAACCAACATTGCTGTCCTCGACGTTACCCAGCCTCTGACCATCACCGACCTCTTTGTCATTGCCTCGGCGGAAACGGAACGCCAGGTGCAGGCAATCGTCGATGAGATCGAGTTCCAGATGAAGGAAGCCGGATACAAGCCGGCCAAGCGCGAAGGTGTGCGCGAATCTCGCTGGTCCTTGCTGGACTACACGGATATCGTCGTGCACGTCATGCGTGATGAGGAGCGGGAGTTCTACGGCCTGGACAAGCTGTACGCCGATTGCCCGATTGTCCCCATCGAGGGTATTGAGCCCTACGAACGCCCCGTGAAATGGGAAGACGAGGTCGATGTCCGCAGCGTGGATTCCATCGATGAGATCCCGCTCGCAGCCCCGGAGCCGGATCGCGACGAACTGTGA